A part of Desulfobacter sp. genomic DNA contains:
- a CDS encoding IS1380 family transposase codes for MKHTRKGRNRKVFKQGSAHITFTGKSVTANAGMAMVSRGFQAFHIPEQLEAATADLDQNKRYPTHELLQQLIALRIIGGEAIQDVRLLEEPAMKRMFQWKHIVHPTSYGRRLKTMTWQHNLNLEKISTHLSSLVAKPGKKFITVDSSVCTVHGQKVEGADTGYNPHKPGRNSYHPLLAVDINSRAVIDGYLRPGSCASNDGLDGFVRKIVSEADLPAEDIIFRFDKGLTSGSILDTIEELGAGYVAKAKLSSTIMGQISRIKNWRSIGNGHFAANFYRRLSGWSRSRRFAVIERNLPTTKPSEQMLLFNILEGRYEVVVTNLRLKAENIWRQYNKGAIVEQVIEEIKNDFAAACIRTNEFWANDALFQTGLIAYNLLNCIKALALPKWLRAARIKRLGFLLIHLPANIVVRGRQFWIKLKRDHPMRLIFYRAMKALA; via the coding sequence ATGAAACATACCAGAAAAGGTAGGAATCGGAAAGTATTCAAACAGGGATCGGCTCATATTACTTTCACAGGAAAATCAGTAACTGCCAACGCCGGGATGGCAATGGTCAGCCGAGGATTCCAAGCATTCCATATCCCAGAACAATTGGAAGCCGCCACAGCAGATCTTGATCAGAATAAACGCTATCCGACACATGAGCTTTTACAGCAACTGATAGCCTTGAGAATTATAGGCGGAGAAGCGATTCAGGACGTCCGCTTGTTGGAGGAGCCTGCCATGAAAAGGATGTTTCAATGGAAACACATTGTCCATCCTACGTCTTATGGCCGGAGGCTGAAAACAATGACATGGCAACATAACTTGAACCTGGAAAAAATCAGCACTCACTTGAGTTCCCTTGTTGCCAAACCCGGCAAGAAATTTATAACTGTCGACTCATCGGTCTGTACTGTACATGGCCAGAAGGTTGAAGGCGCAGACACCGGATACAATCCGCATAAACCAGGGCGAAACAGCTACCATCCCTTGCTGGCGGTTGATATCAACTCAAGAGCTGTCATTGACGGATACCTCCGACCCGGTTCATGCGCTTCCAACGATGGCCTTGATGGTTTTGTCCGCAAAATTGTTTCAGAAGCGGATCTGCCTGCAGAAGATATTATATTCCGTTTCGATAAGGGTCTTACATCCGGTTCGATTCTCGATACCATTGAGGAACTGGGAGCTGGATATGTGGCCAAAGCAAAATTGTCCTCGACCATCATGGGTCAAATATCACGGATCAAAAATTGGCGAAGTATTGGTAATGGTCACTTTGCTGCAAATTTTTATCGCAGGCTTTCTGGCTGGTCCCGTTCAAGAAGATTTGCAGTAATTGAGCGCAATCTGCCAACCACTAAACCCAGTGAACAAATGCTGCTTTTCAATATCCTTGAAGGACGCTATGAGGTAGTTGTCACCAATCTCCGGCTTAAAGCGGAGAACATTTGGCGCCAGTACAACAAGGGCGCAATTGTTGAGCAGGTAATCGAAGAAATTAAAAATGATTTTGCTGCCGCTTGCATTCGCACCAATGAGTTCTGGGCAAACGATGCTTTGTTCCAGACCGGGCTGATTGCGTATAACCTACTTAACTGTATCAAGGCTCTGGCTCTACCCAAATGGTTGCGGGCAGCACGAATAAAACGGCTTGGTTTTCTTCTTATTCATCTGCCTGCCAATATAGTCGTCAGAGGCCGTCAGTTCTGGATAAAACTCAAACGAGACCATCCTATGAGGTTAATTTTTTATCGGGCCATGAAGGCCCTGGCGTAG
- a CDS encoding redoxin domain-containing protein, protein MSIDSMFVHKMWDDHELSKMVEGGIPFPMLSDAGGKIGRLYGVFNEAAGVENRGRFIIDPDGVLQGYEVLTPPVGRNVSETIRQVQAFQLVRETKGGEATPSGWKPGKKTLKPGPDLVGNVWKEWKTEMAFD, encoded by the coding sequence ATGAGTATTGACAGCATGTTCGTTCACAAAATGTGGGATGACCACGAATTATCCAAGATGGTTGAAGGAGGGATACCCTTTCCCATGTTGTCCGATGCCGGTGGTAAAATCGGTCGATTGTATGGGGTGTTCAATGAAGCGGCCGGGGTGGAAAACCGAGGCCGTTTTATCATCGACCCCGATGGTGTGCTTCAGGGTTATGAGGTGCTGACGCCGCCAGTGGGGCGTAACGTATCTGAAACCATCCGCCAGGTACAGGCCTTCCAGCTTGTCAGGGAAACCAAAGGGGGTGAGGCGACCCCGTCTGGCTGGAAACCCGGGAAAAAAACGCTGAAACCAGGACCTGATCTGGTTGGCAATGTATGGAAAGAGTGGAAAACAGAAATGGCTTTTGATTAA
- a CDS encoding YeeE/YedE family protein: MTKQTWNPYIAGGLTGILLILSVWIGDHFFGASTTFARSASVVEQTIGIDTSTIAYFTAKKGKYGPGSLPNWQLMFVIGIGLGAFAAAKLSNDFKWQAVPDMWQEHFGNSPIKRASVAFFGGVVALFGARLAGGUPSGHGMSGLAQLSVSGFIALAAFFIGGLVSANLLYKRK; the protein is encoded by the coding sequence ATGACAAAACAAACCTGGAATCCATATATCGCTGGTGGTCTGACCGGTATCCTGCTGATTTTGTCAGTGTGGATCGGCGATCATTTTTTCGGTGCATCCACCACCTTTGCCCGCAGCGCATCGGTTGTGGAACAGACCATCGGCATCGATACATCAACCATTGCGTACTTTACAGCCAAGAAAGGAAAATACGGTCCCGGTTCACTGCCCAACTGGCAGTTAATGTTCGTTATCGGCATTGGACTGGGTGCCTTTGCAGCGGCCAAGCTGTCCAACGATTTTAAGTGGCAGGCAGTTCCCGACATGTGGCAGGAACACTTCGGAAATAGTCCGATAAAACGGGCATCAGTAGCGTTTTTTGGTGGTGTCGTTGCCCTGTTCGGTGCCCGCCTGGCCGGCGGCTGACCCAGCGGTCACGGCATGAGCGGTCTGGCTCAGCTTTCCGTCAGCGGGTTTATCGCCCTGGCTGCTTTTTTTATAGGCGGCCTGGTGTCTGCCAATTTACTCTATAAAAGGAAATAA
- a CDS encoding desulfoferrodoxin, translated as MAEKYGIYKCEKCGNIVQVLHAEKPPVMCCGQSMTKLVSNTVDAAQEKHVPVVEKIDGGYLVKVGSVDHPMTPEHYIQWVELITDEGTLIQRKFLSPSDAPKAVFKTEADKVVAREYCNLHGLWKA; from the coding sequence ATGGCAGAAAAATACGGGATATACAAATGTGAAAAGTGCGGAAATATTGTCCAGGTACTTCACGCAGAGAAACCACCCGTCATGTGCTGCGGACAATCCATGACAAAACTGGTTTCAAACACGGTGGATGCAGCCCAGGAAAAACATGTTCCAGTCGTTGAAAAAATTGACGGCGGATATCTGGTTAAGGTGGGTTCCGTTGATCATCCCATGACGCCAGAACATTATATTCAGTGGGTAGAATTGATCACAGATGAAGGAACCCTGATTCAAAGAAAATTCCTGTCGCCTTCCGATGCGCCAAAGGCAGTATTTAAAACAGAGGCTGACAAAGTTGTTGCAAGGGAATACTGCAACCTTCACGGCCTGTGGAAAGCTTAA
- a CDS encoding rubredoxin: MEKYECTLCGYVYDPEKGDPDNNIAPGTSFDDLPEDWVCPVCGAGKEDFDKA; encoded by the coding sequence ATGGAAAAGTATGAATGCACATTGTGTGGTTATGTATATGACCCTGAAAAAGGTGATCCTGATAATAACATAGCACCTGGCACATCATTCGATGATCTTCCCGAAGACTGGGTCTGCCCGGTATGCGGCGCTGGAAAAGAAGATTTCGATAAAGCTTAA
- a CDS encoding redoxin domain-containing protein gives MSEEAEVGCARPTGGPVGEPVEKDAEEKSKPIEKERPMITLGEKVPDFVAPGYQKGNFINVNLSDSLGKWTLLCFYPGDFTFV, from the coding sequence ATGTCGGAAGAAGCAGAAGTCGGGTGTGCCCGACCAACCGGAGGGCCGGTAGGAGAACCGGTAGAAAAGGACGCAGAGGAAAAAAGCAAACCAATTGAAAAGGAGAGACCAATGATCACCTTGGGAGAAAAAGTGCCGGATTTCGTAGCGCCAGGATACCAGAAGGGAAATTTTATCAATGTCAACCTGTCCGACTCCTTGGGTAAGTGGACATTGCTGTGTTTTTACCCGGGTGATTTCACTTTTGTCTGA
- a CDS encoding YeeE/YedE family protein: MSLVYGIITGILFGFLLQKGHVLRYDKQVGALRLLDMTILKFMLSAIVVAAVGIYLLKDMGVVQLSIKSTSVGAQLVGGALFGVGWGLLGYCPGTAVGALGEGRIDGLWGILGMLLGGALYAWAYPMMKSAIIPLGNYGKITLPQVLGISHWIVILVFAVGAILLFRFFEQKKL, from the coding sequence ATGAGTTTGGTTTACGGCATAATCACCGGAATTCTGTTTGGTTTCCTGCTGCAGAAAGGACATGTACTAAGGTATGATAAGCAGGTTGGTGCCCTAAGATTACTGGATATGACCATTTTGAAATTCATGCTCAGCGCCATCGTTGTTGCAGCAGTCGGTATTTACCTGCTCAAAGATATGGGCGTGGTTCAGCTCAGTATTAAATCAACCTCCGTTGGTGCCCAGTTAGTCGGCGGCGCCCTGTTCGGTGTTGGATGGGGGCTTTTGGGATATTGTCCCGGAACCGCAGTCGGCGCCCTTGGAGAGGGCCGGATCGACGGGTTGTGGGGGATATTGGGAATGCTGCTTGGAGGCGCATTATACGCCTGGGCATATCCCATGATGAAGTCTGCCATTATTCCATTGGGGAATTATGGCAAAATAACCCTGCCCCAGGTCCTGGGTATCAGTCATTGGATCGTGATTCTTGTTTTTGCGGTGGGTGCTATCCTGTTGTTCCGTTTTTTTGAACAGAAAAAACTCTAA
- a CDS encoding MarR family transcriptional regulator, producing MSKSDETFNVNDSFPMMMCTCVKYMKESLNKRFRDAGFNVTNEQWIILVHLAQEDGISQQKLADRYDRSKVSALNLIQKLETGGYVIRRVDPDDRRANLVYLTDNGRLLLNKLIPLAKENITYMSREISMENMAVLKHIVKKITENIKT from the coding sequence ATGTCAAAATCCGATGAAACATTTAATGTTAATGACTCTTTTCCCATGATGATGTGTACCTGCGTCAAATATATGAAAGAGAGCCTGAATAAACGATTCCGTGATGCAGGTTTTAATGTTACCAATGAGCAGTGGATAATTCTTGTACATCTGGCACAGGAAGACGGCATATCACAACAGAAGCTTGCAGACCGGTATGATCGAAGCAAGGTTTCTGCACTGAATTTAATTCAAAAACTTGAAACAGGCGGCTATGTGATTCGCAGGGTGGACCCTGACGATAGACGAGCTAATCTTGTATATCTTACTGACAACGGAAGATTATTGCTAAACAAGCTTATTCCGTTGGCAAAAGAGAATATTACATACATGAGCCGGGAAATTTCCATGGAAAATATGGCGGTGTTAAAACATATTGTTAAAAAAATTACTGAAAACATAAAAACGTAA
- a CDS encoding PAS domain S-box protein, whose translation MLCLIKRYQSPFFLIGNQITTLVSGIVLLWGTYCYINKKFPKVWIYLSVVTVGWIIISILQNFSFLLITLPTFSFLALIYISTGVLFLKSKNLEQKENAIVGIAFILWGVHKLDYPFLRPLVWFAPWGYLIGAVLAFIVALGMLIVYFQKTRNELKSNEEKYRRLTENAKDMIYRMSLPDGEYEYVSPASETIFGFPPESWYANPILIQDIIHPDFHEYFKEKWQLLLKGELDPSYEYKILFEGDQTRWIHQRNVGIWDKKGGLIAIEGIVTDITDRRQAEETIQQSEALKQKMFTNIGDVIVIIDKEGTNRYKSPNIEKLFGWKPEEVVGKSTWENIHPDDLPSTQLFFQTLMKEPDSVRKTECRYKCKDGIYKWIEFIGTNLINDPDI comes from the coding sequence ATGCTGTGCTTGATTAAAAGGTATCAAAGCCCTTTTTTCTTGATTGGTAATCAGATAACCACACTTGTAAGCGGCATAGTGCTTTTATGGGGAACATATTGCTATATTAATAAAAAATTTCCAAAAGTCTGGATTTATCTTTCAGTTGTTACTGTTGGATGGATCATTATCAGTATTCTACAGAACTTTTCCTTCCTTTTAATCACGTTACCTACATTTTCATTTTTAGCCTTAATTTATATTTCAACAGGTGTACTGTTTCTTAAATCAAAAAATCTGGAACAAAAAGAGAACGCAATTGTTGGTATCGCATTTATCTTATGGGGTGTTCACAAGTTGGACTATCCCTTTTTAAGACCTTTAGTCTGGTTTGCTCCCTGGGGATATCTCATAGGAGCAGTCCTTGCGTTCATTGTCGCTTTGGGAATGTTGATAGTCTATTTTCAAAAAACGCGAAACGAACTAAAAAGCAACGAAGAAAAGTACCGCAGGCTAACAGAAAATGCAAAAGACATGATCTATCGGATGTCCTTGCCAGACGGGGAATATGAATATGTCAGCCCCGCCTCAGAAACGATATTCGGCTTTCCTCCGGAGAGCTGGTATGCCAATCCGATTTTAATCCAGGATATTATCCATCCAGATTTTCATGAATATTTTAAAGAAAAATGGCAACTGCTGTTGAAAGGAGAGTTAGACCCCAGTTACGAATACAAAATCCTTTTTGAAGGAGATCAAACAAGGTGGATTCACCAACGAAACGTCGGCATATGGGATAAAAAAGGAGGATTGATTGCCATTGAGGGTATTGTAACAGATATCACTGACCGCAGACAGGCAGAGGAAACCATCCAGCAAAGTGAAGCCTTGAAACAGAAAATGTTTACCAACATAGGGGACGTGATTGTCATTATAGACAAGGAGGGCACAAATCGATATAAAAGTCCGAATATAGAAAAACTGTTCGGCTGGAAGCCCGAGGAAGTTGTGGGCAAAAGCACATGGGAAAATATACACCCGGATGATCTTCCATCGACACAATTGTTTTTTCAGACCCTAATGAAGGAACCGGATTCGGTTAGAAAAACAGAATGCAGATACAAATGCAAAGATGGTATTTATAAATGGATAGAATTCATCGGGACCAACCTGATCAATGACCCTGATATTTGA
- a CDS encoding bacterioferritin, which produces MEKTTKEQRRKNVIDVLNQARGMELQAISQYMNQHYNLDDMDYGELAAKIKLIAIDEMRHAEMFAERIKELGGEPVTGFEGKVDRGQSVEKIFSFDSILEDDTIDIYNQFALVCRENGDSISVKIFEQIIDEEQSHFNYFDSVQGHIENLGGNYLAKIAGTSSSTGLGKSGFTVGEDAE; this is translated from the coding sequence ATGGAAAAAACAACCAAAGAGCAACGCAGGAAAAACGTTATTGACGTATTGAATCAGGCCCGTGGAATGGAATTACAGGCAATTTCCCAGTATATGAATCAGCATTACAACCTAGATGATATGGATTACGGCGAACTGGCCGCCAAGATTAAACTCATTGCCATTGACGAGATGCGACATGCCGAGATGTTTGCCGAAAGGATCAAGGAGCTTGGGGGCGAGCCGGTAACCGGATTTGAGGGCAAGGTTGACAGGGGCCAGTCCGTTGAGAAAATTTTTTCTTTTGATTCCATTCTGGAAGACGACACCATTGATATCTACAACCAGTTTGCACTGGTCTGCCGTGAAAACGGCGACAGCATCAGTGTGAAAATTTTTGAACAAATCATTGATGAGGAACAAAGCCATTTTAATTATTTCGACAGTGTCCAGGGACATATCGAAAATTTAGGCGGCAACTATCTTGCCAAGATTGCAGGAACGTCTTCATCCACAGGCCTGGGAAAAAGCGGTTTTACTGTAGGTGAAGACGCAGAGTAG
- a CDS encoding transposase → MKKKRYSEEQIVKILLEAEKQERPIAEFCKLGGFSEQSYYRWKKKYGGMSVPDVKRLRELEKENVRLKRLLAERDLEVDALKAVVSKKW, encoded by the coding sequence ATGAAAAAGAAACGCTATTCTGAAGAACAGATCGTCAAAATTCTGCTTGAAGCCGAGAAACAGGAAAGACCTATCGCTGAATTCTGCAAGCTGGGAGGATTCTCCGAGCAAAGCTATTACCGCTGGAAAAAGAAATACGGTGGCATGTCCGTTCCGGATGTAAAGCGGCTGCGAGAGTTGGAGAAGGAGAACGTACGATTAAAAAGGCTCCTGGCTGAACGGGACCTCGAAGTTGATGCTCTAAAGGCGGTGGTCTCAAAAAAGTGGTAA
- a CDS encoding IS3 family transposase: MTERGLSEYKACLFLKISRSSYRYQANPRDDTVLVIWLRTFSGKYPRHGYRQAHMQLVRSGMIINHKKVERLWQEQGLCVPRVRRKRRRGKGTTLPISAKYPNHVWTYDFMEDSCLEGQRLRFLTVVDEYTRESLAIHIDTSIPSSQVKIVLQILFATRGVPTYIRSDNGPEFIAYKIQDWLKEQGVKTKYIEPGKPWQNPFGESFNSRFRDECLNQEVFYSVPDARAIIETWRQYYNTKRLHSSLGYQTPENIRKEWEQSYMGALPPSPRGLTPTGHPDGPKEKATL, from the coding sequence ATGACGGAACGGGGCCTTTCAGAATACAAAGCATGTCTGTTTTTGAAGATAAGTCGGTCAAGCTACAGATACCAAGCAAACCCAAGGGATGACACTGTTTTGGTTATCTGGCTAAGAACATTCTCTGGTAAGTATCCGAGGCATGGGTACCGCCAGGCCCATATGCAGTTGGTCAGATCCGGGATGATCATCAATCATAAGAAAGTCGAGCGGCTCTGGCAGGAACAAGGGCTGTGCGTGCCGAGGGTCAGGCGCAAGAGGCGGCGTGGCAAGGGGACAACGCTGCCAATATCAGCGAAGTATCCCAATCATGTATGGACCTATGATTTCATGGAAGATTCCTGCCTTGAAGGGCAGCGGCTGAGATTTTTAACGGTGGTTGACGAATATACACGAGAAAGCCTGGCAATCCACATTGATACCTCAATACCATCTTCACAGGTGAAAATCGTTTTGCAGATTCTATTTGCAACCCGTGGGGTTCCAACATACATCAGGAGCGATAATGGGCCTGAGTTTATTGCATATAAAATCCAGGACTGGCTCAAAGAGCAAGGGGTGAAAACCAAGTACATTGAGCCAGGCAAACCATGGCAGAATCCTTTTGGAGAAAGCTTTAACAGCCGGTTCAGAGACGAATGTCTGAATCAGGAGGTCTTCTATTCCGTCCCGGATGCCAGGGCAATCATAGAGACGTGGCGCCAGTACTACAACACGAAAAGATTGCATAGCAGCCTGGGATATCAGACACCGGAAAACATTAGAAAGGAATGGGAACAATCTTATATGGGGGCTCTGCCCCCAAGCCCCCGGGGTTTAACGCCTACGGGCCATCCGGATGGGCCAAAGGAAAAGGCCACGCTATGA
- a CDS encoding CHASE domain-containing protein codes for MTQDKNTLELSGQISTRTAGIFSTFHRLGLISRWSAWIVLLPSLLITFNAWYFVRGEAIKRAQARFNFRVKTIEAGIYERLQAYEFLLRGGSGLFEASDEVSREEWRTYVTKLQINKYYPGIQGVGFSKQILPSEKEAHLRQIRSEGFHQYTIKPEGDRPEYTSIIFLEPFDWRNQRAFGYDMFSEPTRKEAMIRARDTGIAALSGKVTLVQETVKDIQAGFLIYLAIYRKGKPLETPEHRHDALIGYVYSPFRMNDFMKGILKEKGRYVNLQIFDGEKPLKEALLYRTDAKEEPHNAPEGSHFATEQSILTYAGHHWLLSFISSKYFEENIETGSMNFILLLGITISLLLFGMVLSLAKSHNQAINLANTTGDLKKANIELRKEIMEREQAEMELHKSEQRYKSAQRLGQVGNWEFDLVTEIFWGSDEAKRIFGFNTESKNFTIDEVKKCIPDRERIHQALMDLIENNRPYDLEFEIHPVSGSKQKSIRSIAKLRKDNTGKPCKVEGVIQDITRQKEQERMLLEQEKLQGVLEMAGAICHELNQPLQVISGSSEILMMNIESSDSKYKALTNIQVSIKRMAILMRKIMGITHYQSKPYLKSEIIDIDKSCYDEKKIRR; via the coding sequence ATGACCCAAGATAAGAATACACTGGAACTTTCTGGTCAGATTTCTACTCGGACTGCTGGTATATTTTCGACTTTTCATCGTCTTGGCCTTATAAGCAGATGGAGCGCCTGGATTGTTCTGTTACCGTCTTTGCTGATCACTTTCAACGCCTGGTATTTCGTCAGGGGAGAAGCAATCAAAAGGGCTCAAGCACGTTTTAATTTTCGGGTCAAAACAATAGAAGCAGGAATCTATGAGCGCCTTCAGGCCTATGAATTTCTCCTTCGAGGGGGGAGCGGTCTTTTTGAGGCTTCCGATGAAGTATCTCGGGAGGAGTGGCGAACCTATGTAACAAAGTTGCAGATTAATAAATATTATCCGGGAATTCAAGGGGTCGGTTTTTCCAAACAAATTCTTCCTTCAGAAAAGGAGGCTCACCTTCGTCAGATTCGCAGTGAGGGTTTCCATCAATATACCATCAAACCCGAAGGGGACCGACCGGAATACACCTCGATTATCTTCCTGGAGCCATTTGATTGGAGAAATCAGCGGGCTTTCGGCTATGACATGTTTTCCGAACCCACTCGTAAAGAAGCCATGATCAGAGCCCGTGACACCGGAATAGCTGCCTTAAGTGGTAAGGTCACCCTGGTCCAGGAAACGGTCAAGGATATACAGGCGGGTTTTCTCATTTACTTGGCGATTTACCGCAAAGGAAAACCGTTGGAAACCCCGGAACATAGGCATGATGCGCTAATAGGATATGTTTATAGTCCTTTTCGGATGAATGATTTCATGAAAGGCATATTGAAAGAAAAAGGGAGATATGTCAACCTTCAGATTTTTGATGGCGAGAAGCCACTTAAAGAAGCCCTGCTATATAGAACTGATGCCAAGGAAGAACCTCACAACGCCCCTGAAGGTAGCCATTTTGCCACTGAACAATCAATCCTGACATATGCCGGCCATCATTGGCTTTTATCTTTTATTTCCTCTAAATATTTCGAGGAAAACATCGAGACTGGCTCCATGAACTTCATCTTATTGCTTGGCATCACCATCAGCCTGCTGTTATTTGGCATGGTATTGTCTTTAGCCAAGTCGCACAACCAAGCAATCAATCTGGCAAATACGACAGGGGACCTGAAAAAGGCGAATATCGAATTAAGAAAAGAAATCATGGAACGTGAACAGGCTGAGATGGAGTTGCATAAAAGTGAGCAACGATACAAGAGCGCTCAGCGATTGGGCCAGGTAGGGAATTGGGAATTTGATCTCGTAACAGAAATTTTTTGGGGATCTGATGAAGCAAAACGCATTTTTGGATTTAATACTGAAAGTAAAAATTTCACAATAGATGAAGTCAAAAAATGTATTCCGGATAGAGAAAGGATTCATCAAGCACTTATGGATCTGATAGAAAACAACAGACCATATGATCTTGAATTTGAAATCCATCCAGTTAGCGGGTCAAAACAAAAAAGTATCAGATCAATAGCAAAACTTCGAAAAGATAATACAGGCAAGCCATGTAAGGTTGAAGGCGTGATCCAGGATATCACACGGCAAAAAGAACAAGAGAGGATGCTGCTTGAACAAGAAAAGCTCCAGGGTGTATTAGAAATGGCCGGAGCTATCTGTCACGAACTGAACCAGCCGTTACAGGTAATATCCGGTTCTTCTGAAATACTCATGATGAACATTGAAAGCAGCGATTCCAAGTATAAAGCACTCACAAATATCCAGGTCAGCATCAAACGAATGGCTATACTGATGCGCAAGATTATGGGGATTACCCATTATCAGTCCAAACCATACTTGAAAAGCGAAATTATAGATATTGATAAGTCTTGCTACGATGAAAAAAAAATCAGAAGGTGA
- a CDS encoding MerR family transcriptional regulator — protein MRRPKDFSIGDTAKITGVTPKQLRNWEQRGYIQGVERVVCGERAYRRFKESHVRQIIGIKEYLKEGYTLPAAAAKSIANPGKGEK, from the coding sequence ATGCGAAGACCAAAAGATTTTTCAATCGGGGACACAGCCAAAATTACAGGCGTCACCCCCAAACAATTAAGAAACTGGGAACAGCGCGGATACATCCAGGGGGTGGAACGTGTTGTTTGTGGAGAGCGTGCCTACAGACGTTTTAAAGAAAGCCACGTTCGTCAAATCATAGGCATCAAAGAATATCTGAAAGAAGGATACACCCTTCCGGCTGCTGCCGCGAAAAGTATAGCCAATCCGGGAAAGGGGGAAAAATAA